The genomic stretch CGACTTCCAAGGTTCTGAGAGAGCTGCGGCGGGCGAGCGAGTGTGTGGAGGTGGTGGGAGACGCGGTGTACGAGCTGCACCAGTCGATTAAACGGCTGGATCATTCTCGAAAAGGGAGTCGTCAGTTCTTCGGACAAATGGATGATATCCAAACATGGGTTAGTGCAGCTTTGACGGATGATGATACTTGCATGGATGATTTCAAGGCCGTGGGAAGAAGACAAGTTTTGGCAAGAGGATTTGTTTACACAGTTGCGCGTTTGACGAGTATTGCTCTAACCTTCATCAATAATTATGCTGCTCTCTAATTAATTCTATTCAAATATATGTATTCCATCTCATGTACCTGTATATTTATTTTACAAGAATGTTGTTTGAATACTTGTAGTATTaatatgttttaaattgtgGATTTGGATTTGGGTGTGACATTATTGCATACTAGCTACTCCTAATTCAAGAGACAAATGTGTCGGTTCGAATACAACAAAATTGTGTTATTAACTAAAATTACTAGTAATTCACAATATGTTAACGAAATCACTACTAACTCGTATTATAACATATTTTCTCTTTCATTCCCCATTTTGAATTAGAAatgtgtataaatataaataaatatatacatgGCGTGGGTATGGTTTTGTTTGGATGTGTCGGTTACTAGGTCACCGCAAATAGTGTGTATTATCTACTCAATAATGGATTTATTAGGTACACAGCACACACCCAATAATTGTGTTCCTTATTTCATACATGCTTTGATCAATGTAACTATTAAAACCACTACCTATACGAAATAAATTGATAACTATTTCATAAATCCAATCAAATTAAAGCTCATGCAGCAGCAGCTACACATCTAAAGGTTTCTACCATCTCACCCAGCCATAGCATTAAAGctcaaattatttaaaaataaaataaattaaaacaatgtatagtagtagtagtgcTCCGTATTATTTATGTTCCTCAACACTCAACGGAATACACGAAAACCTTCATAtatataaaaaggaaaatatattaattatagtcTTTCCTAAAAAATCATTTCGTCTTTCTCGTTTTTGTTGGAAAAGATTACGGAGATCACGAAGAATATTCTCCAAATTACCGAAGATTTGGAAGAATTATACTGTACCAAACATAGAAGATGCTAAATCaatgtaattaattatattaccTTGTATAGCAGATCATAGTCCTATATTATAGTACTCTTTGTACAAGAATTAAATCAATGAAATACAGAATTCTCCTATTACCGATTCCTTtgaacatggcatcagagccgGCTGTCTCTCGGCTCAGAAAATTGTCATCATAGCCGGAGAATACCAATCCCGACCTTCCTTAGCCAAGAACCAGAGCAACCAACCCTACATCCAAAAATGTCAGATACGAATGATACTAAACCCGACGATAACAAAATCTATTCAGAACCAAAACTGAAGAATAGCAAAAATGTCACGTTGGCATTTAAACTCAACAGGAAAAACTACCCATTGTGGTCTCGACTTATGAAAGTCAAGATAGGAGGCAGGGGCGCATACTCGCACATCCAAGAAGAGCCCCCAGAACCCGGAAGCCGGAAATATAACGATTGGGAAGAGGACGACTTGGTGGTGTTCTCTTGGATCGTCGACAACATAGAGAACGAAATCATTGCTGATTTCGCCCATCATCAGACATCGAAAGCGCTATGGGATAGTCTCGCTGTCACTTTCGAGAACAAAGTGGACAAATACCTCATTTACGACCTGGAGGAGAAAATAATCACGATTAAACAGGGCAGTATGGACTTGGAAACGTATTGCCGGAAGATCCACGGGCTATGGATCAATGTCGATCGATGCCAGAAGCAGCCAGTCACTTGCTGCAACAAATGAGTGAACCAATACCGAACCTACTCGAACGAGAAGCGGCTATTCAAGTTTCTAGCCGGATTGAATCCAGAATACAATTCCATCAAGCGTGACATCCTCAAGGAGGACCCCTACCCATCAGTTGAATCAGCATACgggtgggtgaagacggaggcaGCTCGACGTCAAGTCATGCCACCGGCATCGTCATCCCCCACCCGCGAAGCCATCGGCGGAGAAGCCGAAAATACATCATCTGGGGATGGAATTGGGAGCGGGTTCGTTGCCCAGAGTCAGCGTCCACCATATCGGAACGGAGGATTGCCTCGCTCCACCGTCGCAACCAGCCGGTCGGGAGGACGACCGGACAAATCCGGTCTCTAGTGTACTCACTGCCAGAAACCCAAGCATACGTACGAGACGTGCTTCAAAGGCCTCGGatacccggagtggtgggaggagagGCAAACAGATACTATGACCCCGGATAGGAATGATTTTATTAACATGAGTACGATTACCAAGACTTATATTAAAACGGCTAGTGGGGAATTGATTACGGTAGAAGGGTCTGGCACTGTTGAAATATCGCCTACTTTCCGTCTTGAGAACTGTTTATATGTTCCGACTCTATCTCAGCGATTGATGTCTATTAGCCATGTAACAAGAGAATTGAATTGTACTCTTCTGATGCACCCTGATTTCTGAGGATATTCGGACGAAGAGgatacttgggcgtggcactgagaaatgtggactctactacgtggacgagatagctcaaactggtagtgcgatgctggctcacgggtccatgaaacaagaaatttggctatggcaccgaagactaggacatcctTCCCCTGGTTACTTTAAATTACTGTTTCCAAAACTTTCTATTCCTAATGATTTCTTTTGTGAAACCTGTGTTTTGGCTAAAAGCCACCGACAGTCGTTTAAACTTTCAAACACTCGTGTGCAATCTATGTTTTCTTTggttcattctgatgtgtggggtcctgcacctTTTATTGGGGGAAagggttttcgatacttcattatatttgttgatgattgcactagaatgGCGTGGATCTATTtcatgaaacacaaatctgaaatGATAGATAAGCTTGTCTTGTTTTTTAACATGGTTCAAACCCAATTTCATACTTCAATCAAAACTCTTCGATCCGATAATGAGAGGGGAATTTATTAACAACCCTATGGCAAAAATTTTTCAAGAAAAGGGGATGATCCATCAAACTTCCTGTGCCTATACacctgaacaaaatggggtagccgaacgAAAAAATATAACAATCCTGGAAATAGCCCGAGCCCTCatgattgaatccaaagttCCTCAACActtttggccagaagccataGCCACATCCGTCTACCTCATGAACCGCCTACCACAAAAATCATGAACCAAAAAACCCCACTTGATATCCTATCCTCTCTATCTAAAATTCCCCAACATTTGAACCTTACACCCAAGATTTTTGGTTGCACGGTCTATGTCTATATTGACAAACACGAGAGAACCAAATTATCCCCATGTGCTACCAAATGTGTCTTCGTTGGGTACGGGGTGAACCAGAAGGGCTACCGATGTTTTGATCCCAACACTCGGAAAATGACCACTACCATGAACTGTAATTTTTTGGAGACCGAATTTTTCtaccacacccaccttagtagtcagggggagaatgAGTCCGATACTTCTgtggactatctaagttgggtcgTGCCACTTCCAAATTCTTCGATTGAGGATCTAACAGAACCAGTTGTCACTACCGCCGAGCATGTCTCGCCAAGTGAGTCCTCTCAACCGCGATCCCTCGATCCTACTCCgccgatatccgaggtaatttcTGAACTGAATGTCCATACGTTTGATACTGACCCGATAGATGCAGAAGTATTGGCGAAAAACAACACAGTTGACAGTGACACTGGAAGATATGTCCTCCCCACCAGAAGCACAAGGGGATCCCACCAAAAAGATACTCTCCTGAGAAGATTGGAAAGAAAAGCCGATACGGAGTGGCAAACTTTGTGCAAGGAAATCTGACAAAAATGGCAAGGGCGTTCGAAGCTGCCCTATATGACGAAGAAGAGATTCCACAATCAGCCAAGGAGGCGATGGAACATAAACACTGGAGAGAGGCCATGCTGACCGAGATAAAAGCACTAAAAAGGAACAATACGTGGGTCAAAGATAAGTTGCCTGAAGGAGTCAGAACGGTTGGTTGCAGATGGGTATTCACAATAAAGAGGAGGCCAGACGGCACAATAGAAAGGTATAAAGCCAGACTCGTGACAAAGGGATACACCCAAACCTATGGTGTCGACTACGCTGAAACTTTTTCACCCGTGGCAAAGATCAATACTGTACGGGTTCTGTTCTCAATCGCTGCCAACAAGGATTGGCCACTTcatcagtttgatgtgactAATGCCTTTTTACATGGAGAGTTGCCGAAACCAGTCTTTATGGAACCCCCGCCCGAGTTCACTGATGAGTTTCAGGGAGGAGAAGTATGTAGACTGCAGAAGACCCTTTACGGGTTAAAACAGTCCCCGAGAGCCTGGTTCGGCAGGTTCACAgaggtgatgaagaagtatgggtataGGCAAAGCAATTCTGATCACACATTGTTCATCAAGCAAATATGGGATAAAATCACGTGCCTGATcatatatgtggatgacatgattcTTACCAGGGATGACACAGAAGAAATGGCAGAGTTAAGGAAAAATCTATTCAGCGAGTTCGAAATGAAAGACATAGGGTCGTTGAAGTATTTCTTGGGTATAGAAGTACTGCGATCAAGGAAGGGAATCTTCATAAATCAGAAGAAATATGTGCTGGATTTGCTTACTGAAGTTGGGATGATAGATTGTAAACCAGCAGACACTCCAATGGTCCAGAACCACGGTCTGCAGATAAAGGAAAGGGCAAAACAGACTGACAGAGGAAGGTACCAACGATTGGTCGGGAAGTTAATATATCTATCACATACAAGACCAGATATTGCCTATGCTGTAGGGGTCGTAAACCAGTTCATGCACGCACCCCAAGAGGAGCATTGGGAGGCAGTTCTACGGATCGTGCGGTATTTAAAGGGGACAGTCGAACACGGAATTCTCTTCGAGAAGCATGGGCACCTACAGATACATGGATTcactgatgctgattgggccggGAACCCAAACGATAGAAAATCGGCGGCgggctactttacctttgtaggAGGTAATATTgtaacatggagaagcaagaaacagaaggtggtgACACTTTCTAGTGCAGAAACAGAATTTCGGGGTATTAAGAGTGGATTAGCCGAGCTACTATGGCTACGGAAACTTATGAAGGAGTTGAATCTTTTTTCATCCCAAACATGCAAGTTGTACTGCGATAACAAGGCGGCTATAAGCATTTCGGAGAATCCAGTTCAACATGATCGTACGAAACATGTGGAAGTTGATAGGCACTTCATAAAGGACAAAATCGAAGCAAAGGTAGTTGAGATGCCTTATGTCAAATCCGAAGATCAGTTGGCAGATATATTGACAAAGGCAGTAAACTCGAAGTCCTTCCGAGAAGTATtgtgcaagttaagtatcgagaatcccgtcacttaacttgagggggagtgttggagaagATTACGGAGATCACGAAGAATATTCTCCAAATTACCGAAGATTTGGAAGAATTATACTGTACCAAACATAGAAGATGctgaattaatataattaattttattaccTTGTATAGCAGATCATAGTCTTATATTATAGTACTCTTTGTATAAGAATTAAATCAATGAAATACAGAATTCTTCTATTACCGATCCCTTTGAACAGTTTTCTTAGAGATAAACTTAACTACGCCATTTAAGTACGATGCTCCAACAAATTACTTTCAATAAATGAGAGTGTTTTCGACATAGTTGAACTTTTAACGAACAAAAGAAATTGGGCCTCCAGATTGTGACCTCTCCAATCAGCCCAATGGATTTGAGGGCAGAGGTTTCTGGGCGACGTGGCACTTTTTGGATGCTTACAATTACGAAGTTCTTTCCACCTCCAATTTGCATTATCCCATAAACCTCAATCCATCTCCTCTCTCAGTTGTGTTTCACTGAGAAATTGAAAATGGCGGCAGAAGCCGTGATGAAAATGTCATCCTCCGCCATCTGCAACTTAAATGGCTCTTCGCGGAGGCCTCTGCCGCCTGTATCTCACTCCGCACGACGTCGTAGGTCCACTTCCTCTGCCGCAGTTCGAGCCCTTTCTTCTTCATTTCTCGCTAGTGTTGCGATTGCCTCTGCTTCCACAAATCTCTCAACTTTGCGCCAGAACCAGAAGAGGGGGAGCTTCTCTATCTTTGCTATGGCTGCAGGTATCCGTGTGTGTGAAGTGTAAACTGCAATACAAGTCCGCTTTATGTGATTGTTTAAGTAATTGAGGTACATATTCAGAAAAAATTAAGTGAGTTACAGGTGAATTGTTTATTTAGTTATTGCTGGTGCTGTTATTTTCCTTTTCTGTTGCTATCAACTCTGGTTATTTTATCTGAATTTATATTCAGTGGtcatttttcactaataatGTTCATGGTCTTGTCAAGTGGAAGATGTATAACTGTGTTATAATGCTCAGAACTCGAATATAGTGGACAGTCTATATTGGGACAGCACGAATTTTACTGTATTTGTCGTAGAGGAAATGTGCTGTTGTGACTACGTAGAGGAAATTCATGCTTATCATCCTTaccaaattaaatgattaatttAAGCAGACTTATCATAATGAAAGGgcaaattaaatgattaaattCATGGGACTTGCAGATTGAATTTCCAAGATTAGTATGCTAATTATGTGTGAGTGAGAAATATCATAactttttatttacttttcagGAGAGGAGAAGAGAACAATTCCATTAAAGGACTACCGCAATATTGGAATCATGGCACACATAGATGCAGGGAAGACCACCACTACTGAAAGAGTCCTGTACTACACTGGTAGAAACTACAAAATTGGTGAGGTGCATGAGGGAACCGCAACTATGGACTGGATGGAACAAGAACAAGAAAGAGGGATCACTATTACTTCTGCTGCAACAACCACCTTTTGGAACAAACACCGAATTAACATCATCGATACTCCTGGCCATGTTGATTTCACCCTAGAAGTGGAGCGGGCCCTCAGGGTTTTAGATGGTGCAATATGTTTATTTGACAGTGTTGCTGGTGTGGAGCCTCAGTCTGAAACTGTCTGGAGGCAGGCTGATAAATATGGCGTTCCTAGgatatgttttgtgaataagatgGATCGGCTAGGAGCAAATTTCTTTAGAACTATAGATATGATTGTGTCGAACCTGGGTGCAAAACCACTGGTGCTTCAAATCCCAATTGGCGCAGAAGATACTTTTAAAGGAGTTGTGGATCTCGTGAAGATGCAGGCAGTTGTTTGGTCTGGGGAGGAATTGGGTGCGAAGTTTTCATATGTCGATATCCCTGCTGATCTTGTAGATTTAGCTCAGGAGTACAGGGCTCAGATGGTTGAAACTGTAGTTGAGTTGGATGATGAAGCTATGGAGAACTACCTGGAAGGAATCGAACCAGATGAGGCCACCATTAAGAAGCTAATAAGGAAAGGAACTATCTCAGGCAGTTTTGTTCCTGTTTTATGTGGCTCGGCCTTTAAGAACAAAGGTGTCCAGCCACTACTGGATGCTGTCGTAGATTATTTGCCCTCTCCTGTGGATTTGCCACCAATGAAGGGGACGGATCCTGAGGATCCAGAATTGGTTCTTGAGAGGGCTGCCAGTGATGATGAACCATTTTCTGGATTGGCTTTCAAGATCATGAGTGATCCTTTTGTGGGGTCTCTTACATTTGTTCGGGTGTATTCTGGGAAGCTTGATTCCGGTTCCTATGTGTTGAATTCAAACAAAGGGAAGAAAGAGAGAATTGGTAGACTCCTGGAAATGCATGCTAACAGCAGAGAGGACACTAAAGTAGCCTTAACCGGAGATATTATCGCGCTCGCAGGTCTAAAAGATACAATAACAGGAGAAACGTTGTGTGATCCGGAGAAGCCTGTTGTTTTAGAACGGATGGATTTTCCAGATCCTGTGATTAAGGTTGCAATTGAGCCAAAAACTAAAGCTGATATTGATAAGATGGCAGTTGGCTTAATCAAGCTTGCTCAGGAAGATCCTTCTTTCCACTTCTCACGTGATGAAGAAACCAATCAAACAGTTATTGAAGGAATGGGAGAGTTGCATCTTGAAATTATTGTTGACAGGCTCAAGAGGGAATATAAGGTCTGCTTCTCTGAACTAATTATCCTCTCATCACAAACATTTTCTTGCTATATGGATATTTGCTTGGAACATATTGCATTCCAGTTCACCTAAGTGGTTTCATTCAAATTTGATATCTTTTGTAGGAGTTTCCTACACAATCTCATTTCTTATTCACTTCCAAAATCTTATGTCGCGATAAGTGATAAGATATGCAATACCCAATGCTAGGAGTGGGAGCTGAGATGGGCAAGAATAAGGCAACACGAACAAATATCCTATTCTATAATTCTATTTGTATAATTCAGGAATAGGATAAACTTTTAAATCATAGTTTCTTAAATAATAGTTGAATCCTGAGTTGCAACTAAACTCCTCGTACCATGCCCAAAAAAGTAAACTTTTGGTCTTTTCAAAGTGTTCCTGCAACTAACTTTGATCTATATATTCATAAAGGTTGAAGCCAATGTTGGAGCACCTCAAGTCAATTATCGGGAAAGCATTTCCAAGGTTACGGAAGTCAAGTATGTGCACAAGAAGCAGTCTGGTGGTGCAGGTCAATTTGCGGATATCACTGTCAGGTTTGAGCCACTAGAAGCAGGTAGCGGGTATGAGTTCAAGAGTGAGATCAAGGGAGGTGCAGTGCCGAGAGAATACATACCAGGTGTGATGAAGGGGTTGGAAGAAAGTATGCCTAACGGAGTGCTAGCTGGCTACCCTGTGGTTGATGTTCGTGCAGTATTAGTCGATGGGTCTTACCATGATGTTGATTCAAGTGTTTTGGCATTCCAGTTGGCTGCCAGAGGAGCATTTAGGGAAGGAATAAGGAAAGCTGGACCTCAGATGCTCGAACCAATTATGAGGGTGGAAGTTGTCACGCCTGAAGAGCATTTGGGAGATGTGATTGGTGATCTCAACTCAAGGAGAGGTCAGATCAACAACTTTGGGGATAAACCAGGTGGCTTGAAGGTACACGTCATGAAGTTTTGTACCCTTTTTCTCATATCGCTGCAGACGGGAGCCACTTAATGTTTGAGATGTATCTTTGACAAATCTCAGTTGTAGTTTCTTCTGAAGCGTCTTTGTGATCAACTGGGTCCAGTTGAAGAATTAACTCCGAAAATTAACCTTGTTTTCAATCACATTTTCAGGTGGTGGATGCCCTGGTGCCTTTAGCTGAGATGTTTCAGTATGTAAGCACTCTTCGAGGAATGACCAAAGGGCGTGCTTCCTACACTATGCAGTTGGCCAAATTTGATGTTGTCCCTCAACATATTCAGAACCAGCTGGCCCAGAAGGAGGAGCCAGTTGCTGCTTAATGCTATTTCTGAGATTGTAGGCCGCACCGGACTACTATGGAAAAGAGGATTCTTTATGCAAGGAATGAATGAGAGATTACTACTGTGACAACGAAAGGTTCAGTTGTTTGTTTTATTCTTGAAGTTGCCAAAACATTTTTGTTAGATAAGGCATTGGAGGGTTTACAAAGAAAATGTACAAATACATTGGTTTGGTTTAATTGTTTCATTTGCAATTATGGCTTAACCTCATATCATGATGACCTCTAGTAGCCAATTCCTCAACGGTGGTTGGTTTAATGGCATGCTTTGGGTACACACTGCAATTGCTAAAGGTTTTGGCAGATGAACTTGTTACTATAGCCACAAAATAATTCAGCCATTTAAAAACACAAGAGGAGTAGATGCACATAATCCACAAGCAAACTTAGTTCGCAACATCAGAGATCAGAGAGATGAGGCGAAGCGATTGAGAGTGACTATGCCAGAAAGCGCAGCCTTGTTTCGTTCTTTGACCTTCACCTGATAAATCACACTGCAAATTTTACCCACTTGCAAGTATACCAAACAATATCATCCAATATAACTAGTAAATGTTAAAATCATATTTACCTCAACCCTTCAACCCACATTTCTGTTATCAATTTTTCACCTGGGTATACATGTAACAGAAATCTCCCAGTTATGTTGCGGATCATGTTTTGGTCTCCCCGACAGATGCTATTAATGATGGCTCTAATTGCAAACCCAAGAGTGCACAGTCCGTGCAAGATTGGACGAGAAAATCTGATGTGTCCAAATTTAACAACATGAACAGACATGAACGATACATCAATTCAAGGTTCTGCATTGAATTTTGAACAAACTTATATGCTAAAGTTcttgtttcaaaattttagtGAAGTTTAATAATATCAATATCTAGGATGGGAGTGGATCCTCTGCTGTGGATTAAACACAGCAGAGGGTGCTGTGAAATGAAACACAGTCGTTTTAATACAAATATGAGTTTCCTATTTTTCCTTCTTTCTAATTCCaccttttaatattttattcatttataatGGTGCTATTATTGTTatggtgagtgagaaatagtggattaaaattgggcataattagcttttaattaaagcttggagtttgagcttagagaataattaactagtgttaattatcccacattggagaagtaacacatcttttaatgtgtttaaattaagtgactttatgctacttaataattatagtggaccaagatgggtgaaagagcccacacgcgcgctccgccgccgcccgcctgtgctcgtggtcgcggtcgcgggccgcgggcctgaatccgggcccgatcccgatctcgatcttagacttggacttggacttgacaattggtctttgggctcgggtctggacccgtaataatctttttagaccaccgctgagtcagcaatccaagtggcttgacacgtcgtcaagcgtggcacagtcaaagctgacacgtgagaaaagcacacgctccacacgcgaatgACACACTTCTGCCAcacgcttgtaaccgccgacggttacgaatctgccacgatgagccttcatggcttggttgaccctgcatggtggcttggcctataaataggctagccattccactgcattagatAGAATATACCATTcacaagcataagctctctccctctctgtgcattgtctttctgtcgaagctctgccctctgctccatccagttcgccggagctctgcctATGCCCAACACGAACTTGGGGGTTCTATGCCCAACCCAACTGTTGGCTCATACGGGGCAACGGGATAGGCCCCTTCCATGGGGTCAATCAggcaccaatggcaccaagaatgatgccacctgccgagaagccaccaaagtttggaggatctgacttcaagcggtggtaccaaaagatgttgttctacttgacaacattgggcgtcgccaaacgagccgcccgcgccaagcgaccaagagactaggctcgaagtcatgacggactatgaagcttggagaaaaggggattatctatgtaaaaattttattttaagtgcattagatgatagcctctacaatgtatactccaatgtaaccacatctaaacaaatgtgggaaagcctagaaaagaagtatagcatagataatgctgcaggtactgaacaagttgtagcatccaagtttatggactacaagatggtcgactctcgacctatcatggagcaagtccaagagctccaaatgatcatccacgcattagtggctgaagggatgaccttgcccgacaaatttctaaggtgcacgatcattgacaagcttcctcctagttggaaggacttcaagagctatctcaagcacaagcgaaagcagatgacccttgaagacttgatcgtgaaattgcgcattgaggctgatatgcgcaaaagcgaccaaaaggctaagggcttcaccccacttgaagccaaagccaatctgttggagcggggcggtccctccaacaaacgccctcgcccaaatcgtccaaatgacaaagggaagagaaagcagcctacaaagaagtttgaaggcgatggctacaaatgtggcaaaccgcgccactttgcaaaggactg from Salvia splendens isolate huo1 chromosome 4, SspV2, whole genome shotgun sequence encodes the following:
- the LOC121800175 gene encoding elongation factor G, chloroplastic-like, which gives rise to MAAEAVMKMSSSAICNLNGSSRRPLPPVSHSARRRRSTSSAAVRALSSSFLASVAIASASTNLSTLRQNQKRGSFSIFAMAAGEEKRTIPLKDYRNIGIMAHIDAGKTTTTERVLYYTGRNYKIGEVHEGTATMDWMEQEQERGITITSAATTTFWNKHRINIIDTPGHVDFTLEVERALRVLDGAICLFDSVAGVEPQSETVWRQADKYGVPRICFVNKMDRLGANFFRTIDMIVSNLGAKPLVLQIPIGAEDTFKGVVDLVKMQAVVWSGEELGAKFSYVDIPADLVDLAQEYRAQMVETVVELDDEAMENYLEGIEPDEATIKKLIRKGTISGSFVPVLCGSAFKNKGVQPLLDAVVDYLPSPVDLPPMKGTDPEDPELVLERAASDDEPFSGLAFKIMSDPFVGSLTFVRVYSGKLDSGSYVLNSNKGKKERIGRLLEMHANSREDTKVALTGDIIALAGLKDTITGETLCDPEKPVVLERMDFPDPVIKVAIEPKTKADIDKMAVGLIKLAQEDPSFHFSRDEETNQTVIEGMGELHLEIIVDRLKREYKVEANVGAPQVNYRESISKVTEVKYVHKKQSGGAGQFADITVRFEPLEAGSGYEFKSEIKGGAVPREYIPGVMKGLEESMPNGVLAGYPVVDVRAVLVDGSYHDVDSSVLAFQLAARGAFREGIRKAGPQMLEPIMRVEVVTPEEHLGDVIGDLNSRRGQINNFGDKPGGLKVVDALVPLAEMFQYVSTLRGMTKGRASYTMQLAKFDVVPQHIQNQLAQKEEPVAA
- the LOC121800173 gene encoding pectinesterase inhibitor 10-like, which codes for MKTSHLNLLLHKNLILVFLCLLCSIPTTWCSASIYVTNSCKTTLYPRLCNKALSKHAGKIKGSPKLLAMAALIATYNATQTTSKVLRELRRASECVEVVGDAVYELHQSIKRLDHSRKGSRQFFGQMDDIQTWVSAALTDDDTCMDDFKAVGRRQVLARGFVYTVARLTSIALTFINNYAAL